In a single window of the Bradyrhizobium erythrophlei genome:
- a CDS encoding enoyl-CoA hydratase/isomerase family protein has translation MSTPAAASLPDDPALLAIDGPIATITLNRPSAFNSIDLSIAKKLEQLGAAVEASDDIRVLVIEGAGRAFSAGGDLQTIGAAAAADTIAPVVGELLKHYHAFIETVRRMPKIVLSSVHGSAAGAGMGLAFVADLCIAADDARFTPAYAKIGVSPDGGSTVGMVGTVGVRRSLQIFLGEDSFSAQQAYDWGLVAKIVPSAELKAATRKFAERLAQNPPAAIAGTKALVYQAAVTSTRQQLDAEEEKIIDAMHTDEFRVAVKKFMSKSKAT, from the coding sequence ATGTCGACACCTGCTGCAGCCTCCCTGCCCGACGATCCGGCGCTACTTGCGATCGACGGGCCGATCGCCACCATCACGCTCAACCGGCCCAGCGCCTTCAACTCGATCGATCTGTCGATTGCGAAAAAGCTGGAACAGCTTGGCGCGGCAGTTGAGGCGTCGGATGATATCCGCGTGCTGGTGATTGAGGGCGCAGGCCGGGCGTTTTCCGCCGGCGGCGACCTGCAAACCATTGGCGCTGCGGCGGCAGCCGATACCATCGCCCCCGTGGTCGGCGAACTGCTGAAACACTACCACGCGTTCATCGAGACGGTGCGGCGGATGCCGAAGATCGTGCTCTCCAGCGTTCACGGCTCCGCGGCCGGCGCGGGAATGGGCCTCGCATTCGTCGCTGACCTCTGCATCGCCGCCGACGATGCCCGCTTCACGCCGGCCTATGCCAAGATCGGCGTGTCGCCGGACGGCGGCAGCACCGTCGGCATGGTCGGCACCGTCGGCGTCCGCCGGAGCTTGCAGATCTTTCTCGGCGAAGACAGCTTTTCCGCGCAGCAGGCCTATGATTGGGGTTTGGTCGCAAAAATAGTTCCATCGGCAGAACTGAAGGCGGCCACGCGAAAATTCGCAGAAAGGCTGGCGCAGAATCCGCCGGCCGCTATCGCCGGCACCAAAGCATTGGTCTATCAGGCGGCCGTCACCTCGACCCGGCAGCAACTCGACGCCGAAGAAGAGAAAATCATCGACGCCATGCACACGGATGAATTCCGCGTCGCGGTGAAGAAATTTATGAGCAAATCGAAGGCAACGTGA